The genomic stretch CAATACAAGTTTCACATAGTTAAACAAAAAGCAAGTAACGCAGTATAATCTGTCAATATCAAGCGGTAGAGTTGTAAAAAACAGACGCATCCCCTATAGTGCTGTTGCACTCTTCCTACCGCGCTTGTTACCATAGCGTCACCAGTTTGAGAAAGGCCAGtgtgtggccgaaacgtcacatatATTGTACAGCCGCACTACCTAATAAACGTCTACACTTTTGCAATCTCATTGCTGGAGTTTCTAATTTCATATGTAAAAAACAATGTCATATAAATGAAAAACTTGAATTATTTAGCACagatgtagcagaaatatatattttttcacgtatacataacataaaataaaaataatacacttatccggcattcacacaacagtaataACCTAGGGAacagtataaaaaaatgaaaatccccTTTTTCTATATTTGTGCCACAAAACATTATATAAAGTACACAGTAATGTATATCCACCCCAAACAGTGCCTGAAATTAAATGAAGACAAGAAACAAGAATTTCTCCTCCAAAAGAATTAtggcaaaagcaaaaaaaaagtatttggtaACAAAGTGGTTAAAACCCTACATCCGTTCTCTGTTATTAATCCCCTGTCTCCTGTTTTACAGTTCAGCCTCTGGTAGATCCATCCGCtgacaggtatatatatatatgttatacggCTACTGTTATATTAGATGGGGGGTTACATGCTACGGTCACAACTGCACATGgaggttttttttattatgaatatCACTAGGGATTGGTGGGTAATCTTTTGTTTTCTTGCTAAACTTTAGGACTTCAGGGGTATCACGTTCCAAAATCTCTGCCTTGGGTACCTAGAAAATTAATCCTAAcccttctttttttaatttttttattgcatttgaaGCAGATGGTGTTTGTCTGTAAATTAGCCCATAGGTGGCGCTAAACTGCATAtaattatacactgcctgtccaaaaaattaGTCGCCACCTAAAAAACAAAGTCACACACTCtgatattttgttggaccgcctttagctttgattacggcacgcattcgctgtggcattgtttcgataagcttctgcaatgtcacaagatttatttccatccagtgttgcattcatttttcaccaagatcttgcattgatgatggcagGGTCTGACCGCTgctcaaagccttctccagcacatcccagagattctcaatggggttaaggtctggactctgtggtggccaatccatgtgtgacaatgatgtctcgtgctccctgaaccactctttcacaatttgagcccgatgaatcctggcattgtcatcttggaatatgcccgtgccatcagggaagaaaaactcCATTGATGGAGTAACCTGGTcactcagtatgttcaggtagtcgctgacctcattctggGAGCACATACTGtcgctgaacctagacctgaccaactgcagcaaccccagatcatagcactgcccccacaagcttgtacaggaggcactaggcatgatgggggcatcacttcatctgcctctcttcttaccctgatgtgcccatcactctggaacagggtaaatctggactcagaccacatcaccttcctccagagtccaatctttatgctccctagcaaattgaagccttttttttctggttttcctcactgattagtggttttcttacagctacacagctgttcagtcccaatcccttgagttcccttcgcattgtgcgtgtggaaatgctcttactttcactattaaacatagccctgagttctactgttgtttttcttgatttgatttcaccaaacgtttaagtgatcgccgatcattcagggttttttcccgccacatttcttcctcgaatacgatgggtccccactatccttccagttttttataatgcgttggacagttcctaacccaattttagtagtttctgcaatctccttagatgtttcctCCGCTTGATGCAGGCCGATGATttgcccttctcaaacagactaacatcttttccacgaccacgagacgtggctttcaacatggttgtataagaaatgagaagcaactcattgcaccagttggggttaaataacttgttgctgaaagataatcgcccctgcagtaattatccaataggaggctcagaactatttgcttagttaaatccaggtggcgactttttttttttttgggacaggcagtgtaattgTCATGATATTCCCGCTCCATAGTATTTGTATAGCAAGTAAATGAGAAGAGATTTACTGACGTTCGTTTCTTGGATATAGGATTGTGACCAGGTTTCTCTTCTGTGTTTGTAGTGAGGCCGCGGGTGGAGGGACGGGTCATCACCGCCTGCTGAGTGTCCCGGAGCTGTGTCATTGTCTTGCCGAGACCTGGTTCACCTCGCAGCAATTCATCCAAGAGCTGCTGCTGTACAAGAAGCAAAACCCAGGAAAGGTGAGAGGAGAGGGTGCTGATTGCCTAGATTGGGTACCATCAGCCGGGGCCTAACAAAGGCCCCCAGAGCCCCTCAGGTATGCCCTGACAGATGCCTGTGCATGTTACATGTGATGTGTTGTAGTATAGACATAtgacattattaaaaaaaaatatatatgtatgttaAGTCCACTAATGGGACtcgaaaaaacattatttttttaaattatttttcttgAATAAAACTTAATAGTAAAAGCATACACACCAGGTATCCCCAAACTCGTAATGACAAGTACAATAAAGTTATTTTGCcaccattatggggggggggggggggaagaaacctgtggtggaataaaaaaatgtatgcactctaccattagaaaaaaatatatttatatgtattttttataatggtagagtgcttaaaaatattatatatatactgtgtatatatttatatatacatatactttttattatatgcacctcaaatgataaaaaaaaaaagctacaactcatcccacaaaaagcaCCTAAACAGGTATgtagatgtaaaaataaaaaagttatggtccaTAGAATGCTTTGTGGAAAAACAACTAAAATTCCAGTGGTCCATAAAGGGTTTGCCCAACTGTTTACAATGGTCTAACCTCAGGATATGCCATCATTATTTGATCGGAGTggttctgacacccggcacccccgcggATCAGCACCAGAACTAAAAAGCTCCATCCGATGCAcaggggatggagctggttactgcaggcctgctcccattgaagagaatggtaACCATCTTTGTCCACTGCACAGCAGATGATATTGTGTTATTCCAGCACCGGAGCTATTGCAGGgcagctgattgtcaggggtgtggggtctcagacccccccccccctcccccactagtCAGATAGTGAGATATCCCAAGGATAGGCAATCACTTGTAAAGGTCtgaacacaacccctttaaaagggctgTCCAGGATTAGAATAGAACAGCACTCCATCTGTTCATAGGTTGTGCGTGTTATTGAAGCACAGTCACTTCaacagagctgagctgcaataccggacGCAACCTATGGacaggagtggtgctgtttctggaagaaagcagccatgataTCTAACCggtacagtcctatcctattgGGGATCAGTTTCACACCCCTACTTATGACCAGTTCTTCTGGGATACTTGGCGTTCTCTACTGCTGTACACGTAGCTGGATTGTGGCTATTGGTTGTTATTGAGGAGGGGCTGCTGCTGAAGTGAAGATTGCCCTCCAGGGTTTTCATCTCGCCTCTGCATAGAGtgtgtcttcattttctcttCTCTCCATTCAGTTCTGTGCGACGGTCTGTTCGTGCTGCGCAGTGCTGGCTGTTGTCGGACATTATGTTCCAGGCATTATGATTTCCTACATAATACGTAAGAACTCCACTACTGCTCAGCAATAGTTGTCCTCTTCATAACGAGACACGGGCATCATGGCAGCTCTGCTCCTCTCTCTTTATTTCAGTGCTCAGCGTTCTGCTGTGGCCGCTTGTTGTGTATCGAGAACTCATCCAGAGGATGTACACCGCTCTAGAACCCATCCTCATGAAGCTAGACTACAGCATGAAGGGAGAGGACCGGCCACGTTCTCATAAGAGTAAGTGATATCTTAGGTAAGGGTTGGAGCAATGGAGAGGTGCAGTGGTTGACATATAGAAGGTGCAATCACTCCAAGTGCTCTTAAAGGTTTGTCCTATCTGAATATTCATGTTGTATTGATAGAATGTCCCATAGTTGCGGGTGCTACTCCTGTCTCAAGGTTGTGACATGAATGAAGAGCATGCCACACTTGCATTGCATCCTCTCCATTCAGTGCGTTGGGACTTCTGAAATTGGAGTGAGAGAGTGCTTTTATAGAAGTCCCATAGCCGTGAACATAGAGGATGCCGCGCATTCGCAGCTTGTTCTCCACTTGGGCCCTGTTTTTGAGATAGGAGcgggtcacagaggtgggactAGCACCTATCGGATATTAATGGCATATCAATACACGATAAATGTCccaatgggaatacccctttaaatattaccaTGGTCTAGCacggggatcagcaacctccggcactccagctgttctgagactacaactcccagaatgttccattcacttctaagggagttAGACGAACAGCCAAGCATGTGTGCATGCTAgctgttgtagtttcacagcagctggagtgtcaaaggttgctgatccctggacaaGCAGCTTCAGGCTATGTGTCTGGACAAGCACATGGCATATATCGCAGGAGTCTGTGGGCACACAATGCCTAGCATCTTCAACCTCTCTCATTAGTAAATTCACATGAAAACCATGCCCTTTGGCAAAGGAGCGCGCCATGTTTTCCAAGAACAATCATATGACTGTACATGTCCCACACTCAGGCAGTTCTTACATGACAGCACATGCCTGGCCAAAGTACCGCTAAGTGCCACCGCCCTCTGCATGAACTATAATCCAGTCTTGTTCCTAAAAAGGTACCCCTACTCATGAGCCTCTTGTTCTTGGATCCAGTCCTGCAGGCATTAATAAAGGGTTcccaaaggttaaaaaaaaaaaaaaaaaaaaaaaaaaaatggctgctatTTGTTTTGCCAAATAGCACCACACCCGTCCATGGGCcctgcctggtattgcagcttagtctCATTCACTGCAGTTCCAGCCACAACATATGGACATTTTGTGGCACTGTTTCAGGGGGGAGGAAGACACTCCTTGTGTAACAACCCAAACAGGACTGGATTTCCCTTTAGGTACAAGAGACaattcctgtaaaaaaaaaagttaaacatatTAGGGCATGTACCCCAATGCCTAAAATCCATTAACATTACTAGGGTCATCCTGCTAGAATATTTCTAGAAAAGGATGACTAACATGGCCGACGTTACAGATGTTGCCATCCCTGGACTCCTGAATGGCAGAGCTGTCTGATTATGCATCCCCTGCTCCCCTGTTTCTCCATAATCAGGTGGTTAGCCATTCAGGAGAGCCAGGCGTCCCCTGTAAGATCTGTAATGTCCAACTTTCCCACAAACAGATTAACACAGAAGACGATCACTTCCGGATTTTTAGTCTATAATgtttgggtatttttttaaaaatcctttTAGAAAGACAAATCAAGAAGGAGCCAGAAGAAGGACAGGAAGTGACAGCGGACACAGACAGTGACAGCGAGATTGAGCTGTCCGGCTTCTCTCCAGAGGTGGGTGGACGTTCTCCTGACCATTTACAGCTGGTCACCAAAGGTTCACTAACCTGCATCTGGCATTGCAGCCTTATATGGCAACCATTGAACTGAATGCCCGTTCATGGGACTGCCAGCCCTTACATATAACTCagcgatggctaacctccggcactccagctgtggtgaaactacaactcccagcatgctccatacattcctatggagttctgagaacagccaagcaagtgcacatcttgggagtcgtagtttcaccacagcttgaGTGTCGGAGGTTGGGCATCACAGATATAAGGTGATATGATTAACTCTTTGTGTTCTCTTTAAAGCTGGACGTGAGAATCACCGCTCTGGCCCTGTCTATTACTGACTCTGAGCTGTCAGATGAAGAGGCTTCGATCCTGGAAAGCGGGGGATTCTCAGTATCCAGAGCGACCACACCACAGCTGACCGATCTATCTGAGGGTGCGCCGCCAATACATGACACCACTGCTACAGTATTGACCTACTAGACACATAACTCATGTGCGGTAAATTACGGCTTCCAGCCTGTCCACTATTGAATATGGAGAACATGAtgctgtataattttttttttaaaagcttaaaggggttttctgagacttttatactgatgacctatcctgtggacaggtcatcagtatctgatcggtggggatctgcagtagcgctgctgccttctttcagctcaccaggcacagcgccatacatcatacagcggctgtgcttggtattacaggtCAGCCGCATTCACtccagtggggctgagctgcagggacccccccacacacacacacactggttacccccctccttacccttactgcagactgatagcaattcattcataacttctagtagaaataatagagggatggtacaacatagagccataagaatagaggctccagaattgttattacatgggaaatgcatgaagctattaaaacgggccGGTCAGGAGcggggagaggtcctctttaaagaatctCCTACCGCTTTGTGCCTGTTATGCAGACTTGGCTGTCTCAGTGGTTACACACTACAATTAAAACCCCCtttagtctgatcctgcagtcatacttTACCTCCCCAGACCCTGCTTCTTTCTGACTTACATTTAAAGGGAGATAGAAGGGACTTAACCTGCAGAGTCAGACTACACTTGGAAACACACAGATCTGCCTAagagctgtaaacacaaaacgGCACATTTGCACATCAGAAGCATCCATGTTAGAAATATTTCTGCCTGGGGCATTTCATTGACCAGATCTCTTGTTTTTAGATTTGGAGCAGCCGGGTGCCGTCTCTGAAGATCCCCCTCTCGCAGATGCCACTGAGTCACCCCTGTGGCTGAAGCGTCGCGACGGCGATGAGAAGCAGTTACCACCTTCCGAGATGCCGCTTTTTCCAGCAGAACAACTAACCCTAAGTCCAGAAGAGCTGTTGCCCACGCTCACCTCTCCCCTCCACTTTGTCAACACGCACTTCAATGGGAAGGGTCAGCCCCCCCAACACGAAGGCCAGATCCATACCTTGAGTGAGGAAGCGGCCAGCGGCGCCATTGCCGCGGAACCTACAGCCAATCTTGAACTTTCACTTGCTGAAACGGTAGAGCCCGGCGGAGATGGGGAGGATTTTGAGCTTCTGGAACAGGGCGAGCTGGATCTAATGCAGAAGGAGCTGGAGGAAGCTGAGCAGCTGTTAACCTCTTCTAAACCTCATCCGGCGGAGCTGGATTCTTAAGGCTGGCATTCAGCAGCAAAGTTTCTGTCTGAATTAAGGTTGCACACCGTGGTAAGCGCCGCTGCCCTCTGCAGCATGGTAGCGGTATGACACGTGGGCATTGACATAAAGCACAGGTTATCGCCAACCTTCTCAACTGAGACTTTTATCCATTCAAAGCACCACTCCCCCTTCTGCCTTTTAATTTATCCGCTTGAACTCGCTTCTAATATTATTCCATTAATTTAACAGATTTGCTACCCCCACTTCCCCGCCCCTAGCAGCCTAGTACCTCACTAACTCAAACGACAGAGTTTTTGGAAGAACGTTCCCTTGGGTTTGTGGATTTTTATTCCAGTAATTCTTTTGTATATATCAGCCGCTGACTCAATTTGATCTTCTCTTATTGCATTGGATTTGCAAATGCTTCATATTGCTTTCCCATATTAATctagtacagatcctgagtttcATGTCTTATACTCTAGTTACAACAAGAGCTGTAGTCAGAATGTCTGTTAGAGTTAAGGTAACAGCCAGCAGACGGTGTAGCTGTACTGCACTCAGGAAGACGTATTTTACCCCTGTCTACACTACATCTCCCACGGTGCAGGACAGAAGGGTATACTCTGTTCAGACATCAATCCAACTGGAGACACCTAAACTAGAAATattttgaatgcagctctggatgtgtatAAGGCGTAATGAAAACTCAAGATCGGGCAAGGACGATCTGTCTTTGAGCGGTAATGCACCACACCATGAGGGGCACGGAGGGTGCAGGCATGAACTGCTCAGGGTGAAATGTTTGCAGTATAGGATCTGTCTATACCAGGAATcagcaaactacaactcccagcatgcacacattcttggctgttcttgtaacttccatagcagtgaaaggaggactctgggagttgtagtttcagaacagctggcgtgccggaaGTTGTTGATCCCTGATCTATACGTTGTGTGTCTATCCTAAATCCACCTTGTCCTGCTCCAAATATCCTGTGTCCCCATATAGGACTTGGATCACAAGGCAGTAGAAATGCAGAAGAGTTGCCCCTCAATAGGTGATACACTCTCGTGATGTTGGATGCTGCTGGACGTGGCCACCCGCCGCACTGAAGTGATTGCATCTCAGTAGACGGAGAACGTTATTTCAGAGCGCTGGTATTTATTCCAATATTGTAATGGCTCGGATTGTGCAGATTTCCTGATCTGTAGCTGCAGCACTTTGAAAATGTGTCCATCCAGGCGGAAGACACCTCCATAATGTATTTTATTAAGCCCGGTTCCAGTGTCCGAATAAATGTGCGATTTTAAAGCTTTCTTCTGAATATTTAAATACATAAAGTGCGTGTCCACCTCTGATCACTGATTTAGAGTTCACATGTAGATAATAATCTACATATaaagtggagtcactgtgtgcatacattacgcttagggagcattcacaccactgtatgtattttgcagtctgcctcAAAAgtgatgtccgtgttgcatccgtttttttacggacaagaaaaggacatttttGGCGGactgcagaatggacatatggatgccacatttttttgctgcCTTACTGAAATGAACCCAAAAATGCTGATGGGATGCGGAcctaaaatacggttgtgtgaatggggcctattgGAGTCAATGAAATTTAAAACATGAGTAGCTTTGTAAAGCCATTACTTAATTTTTACtgatcctatattatactccagagctgcactcactattctgctggtgcagtaactgtgtacatacattacttatcctgtactgatcctgagttacatcctgtattatactccagagctgcactcactattctgctggtacagtcacagtgtacatacattacttatcctgtactgatcctgagttacatcctgtattatactccagagctgcactcactattcggctggtgcagtcactctgtgcatacattacttatcctgtactgatcctgagttacatcctgtattatactccagagctgcactcactattcggctggtgcagtcactgtgtacatacattacttatcctgtactgatcctgagttacatcctgtattatactgcagagctgcactcactattctgctggtgcagtcgctgtgtacatacattacttatcctgtactgatcctgagttacatcctgtattatactccagagctgcactcactattcggctggtgcagtcactgtgtacata from Bufo gargarizans isolate SCDJY-AF-19 chromosome 8, ASM1485885v1, whole genome shotgun sequence encodes the following:
- the RETREG2 gene encoding reticulophagy regulator 2, producing MSDTAEPSDPGAKKIAKDEVTSWSSGDPSQGDEKCGRDPGASEEDMRSLEASLHQQLSGWGPLLTAGQRLLVWERPLPSLLTAAALHGGFWLFSYLSLRPVFLMSFVLLCLLGVDRWKPWLLRRCRVQPLVDPSADSEAAGGGTGHHRLLSVPELCHCLAETWFTSQQFIQELLLYKKQNPGKFCATVCSCCAVLAVVGHYVPGIMISYIILLSVLLWPLVVYRELIQRMYTALEPILMKLDYSMKGEDRPRSHKKRQIKKEPEEGQEVTADTDSDSEIELSGFSPELDVRITALALSITDSELSDEEASILESGGFSVSRATTPQLTDLSEDLEQPGAVSEDPPLADATESPLWLKRRDGDEKQLPPSEMPLFPAEQLTLSPEELLPTLTSPLHFVNTHFNGKGQPPQHEGQIHTLSEEAASGAIAAEPTANLELSLAETVEPGGDGEDFELLEQGELDLMQKELEEAEQLLTSSKPHPAELDS